In Humulus lupulus chromosome 6, drHumLupu1.1, whole genome shotgun sequence, a single genomic region encodes these proteins:
- the LOC133784786 gene encoding glutathione S-transferase T3-like: MVSRNYRPSIEKSSIDLNRETSTTPVSETQHEHGVEGLENVVLHNEDESRHKGKIKWSKEATILLINGWLNTSKDAIVGNDQTSTHFWARIAEHYNTNQKGEQGRTGRQCKDHWNKMNQKVVRFNECYKRVQQAHHRLV; this comes from the coding sequence ATGGTTTCAAGAAATTACAGGCCAAGTATAGAAAAGTCTAGTATTGATTTGAATCGTGAAACATCAACGACACCTGTCTCTGAAACCCAACATGAACATGGTGTTGAAGGGTTGGAAAATGTAGTTCTACACAATGAAGATGAATCAAGGCATAAAGGTAAAATCAAATGGAGCAAGGAAGCCACTATACTTCTGATaaatggatggcttaatacatCTAAGGATGCCATTGTGGGGAATGACCAAACTTCTACACATTTCTGGGCTCGGATTGCCGAACACTACAACACCAACCAAAAAGGAGAGCAAGGAAGAACTGGAAGGCAATGCAAAGATCATTGGAACAAGATGAATCAAAAGGTAGTGCGCTTCAATGAGTGTTATAAACGAGTACAACAAGCACATCACAGGTTGGTCTGA
- the LOC133781789 gene encoding purple acid phosphatase 2-like has translation MGQMGLSSFSHSSLFSMVSYIILVLGLVGPLLCNGGKTSTFVRRVEKSVGMPLDSDVFKTPPGYNAPQQVHITQGDQVGKAMIVSWVTVDEPGSSEVFYWSEISKQKKVAKGKVVTYRYFNYSSGYIHHCTIRNLKFNTKYYYVVGIGHTERMFWFFTPPEVGPDVPYTFGLIGDLGQSFDSNRTLTHYEMNPTKGQAVLFVGDLSYADNYPNHDNVRWDTWGRFVERSVAYQPWIWTTGNHEIDFAPEIGETKPFKPFTKRYHVPYKVSGSTAPFWYSIKRASAHIIVLSSYSAYGKYTPQYKWIEEEFPKVNRSETPWLIVLFHSPWYNSYNYHYMEGETMRVMYEPLFVKYKVDLVFSGHVHAYERSERVSNVAYNIVNGECIPVKDQSAPVYITIGDGGNIEGLATNMSEPQPAYSAYREASFGHAILDIKNRTHAYYSWHRNDDGYAVEADSLWFFNRQWYQVDDSTSI, from the exons ATGGGTCAAATGGGGTTATCttctttttctcattcttcattGTTTTCAATGGTGTCTTACATAATTTTAGTATTGGGTTTGGTTGGTCCATTGCTCTGTAATGGAGGCAAAACAAGCACATTCGTTCGGAGAGTTGAGAAATCAGTCGGTATGCCTCTCGACAGTGATGTTTTCAAAACTCCTCCTGGCTACAATGCTCCTCAACAg GTTCATATTACACAAGGAGACCAAGTTGGGAAGGCAATGATAGTGTCATGGGTCACAGTGGACGAACCAGGTTCAAGTGAAGTGTTCTATTGGAGTGAAATTAGTAAGCAAAAGAAGGTAGCTAAGGGAAAAGTAGTAACCTATAGATACTTCAACTACAGTTCTGGTTACATTCACCATTGCACCATTAGAAATTTGAAG TTCAATACTAAATACTACTATGTGGTTGGGATTGGCCACACTGAAAGGATGTTCTGGTTCTTCACTCCACCAGAAGTTGGTCCAGATGTGCCTTACACATTTGGTCTCATAG GGGATCTTGGTCAGAGTTTCGATTCGAACAGAACGCTTACTCATTATGAAATGAACCCAACGAAGGGGCAGGCAGTACTTTTTGTTGGGGATCTCTCCTATGCAGATAACTATCCGAATCATGATAATGTCAGATGGGATACATGGGGAAGATTTGTTGAGAGAAGTGTTGCATATCAACCTTGGATATGGACAACAGGGAATCATGAAATTGATTTTGCCCCAGAAATT GGAGAAACTAAACCCTTTAAGCCTTTTACGAAGCGCTATCATGTTCCTTATAAAGTATCAGGAAGTACTGCTCCATTCTGGTACTCAATCAAGAGGGCTTCTGCACACATCATAGTTTTATCTTCTTATTCAGCTTATG GGAAATACACTCCTCAGTACAAGTGGATTGAAGAAGAGTTCCCTAAAGTTAACAGAAGCGAGACACCATGGCTGATTGTTCTATTCCATTCTCCGTGGTATAACAGCTACAACTACCACTacatggaaggagaaaccatgagAGTGATGTATGAGCCTTTGTTTGTGAAGTACAAAGTGGACTTGGTATTTTCCGGCCATGTCCATGCTTATGAGCGCTCG GAACGTGTATCCAATGTTGCATATAATATTGTAAATGGTGAGTGCATTCCAGTGAAAGACCAATCTGCACCTGTGTACATAACCATAGGAGATGGAGGAAATATTGAAGGCTTAGCTACCAA CATGTCAGAACCGCAGCCAGCATACTCGGCGTATCGCGAGGCTAGTTTTGGTCATGCCATTCTCGACATCAAGAACCGAACACATGCTTACTACAGCTGGCACCGGAACGATGATGGTTATGCAGTGGAAGCTGATTCCTTGTGGTTTTTCAACAGACAATGGTATCAAGTTGATGATTCCACTAGTATCTAG